The genomic stretch CGCCCTGCCATTGCGGGGCAGCCGGGTTGACCGGCGCGCAAGCGTTGTTATTGTTGTCTTTAAGGGTGGCCGCGCGCCGACGGGTGACGTGGCCTGAAGCGGACCATCGGCGGCGCGTTTTCTGCCTTCCGCGCGCTGCGGTGGTCCGGCCCGATGGAGGCAGGTTCTCGTGAGCGACATCGACCCGCTGGCCGCGGTCTTTCGGCGGTTGCTTCCGTTGGTGAAACACAATTGGGACTGGTGGCGTGCCGCCGTTCGGCGTTGGGCGAGCGATCCACCCATCCACCTCGATGACGATGGCTTTGAGGCTGGCGTGATTCCGGTCCCGCTTCCGCCCGCACTCACGACCGACGAGCAGCTGGCACTGTTGGCGGCGATTCACGATTCCTTTGTCAGAGGCATCGGGCGAATTGACCCGTGGCGGGAGCTTCCAGTGCTGCCGTCGTTGAATGATGATCGGTCGGTTCTCGACGAGCACCGATTGGCGCTGCGGTATGGCATATTGCTGAGCGACCGCGTCCCGGAATTACGCAACCAGTGGGCGACGCATCAGGCCGACGTGGAATTGCTTGTTGATGAAGCGGAACGAATAGTTACGGGACAAACCACGACGGAGAAAGTCAGGGTTGTTGATCCGCCCGCCGTACGTTTAGCGGATGCGGAGCAGATAGCGGAAGCTGTGGTAGCGAAGCTGGCCAAGGCAAAATCGAGGCGTAAACGAGGCGCGAAGCAAAGGTACGATCCAAGGTCCGACGGGCGAATTGTAGATGCGTGGAATACGGGACAATATCGAACGGCTAAAGACTTGGCCGAAGCCCTGGGCATTACCTATGTGGACGCGAAAGCCGCAATGGATCGACATCGAAAGCGGAAATCGTCGCCGGCCACTGAATAGTATACAGCCGATCCGACCCCGATTCATTCCGTCGGAAGTATCTAGCCCATTCTTCTTCGGGCAAAACGGTGCTTTGCGGCACAAACCGACGGAATAATTCGCGCGTTTTCCATTCCGTCGCGGATGATGCGGTCATGCCCGCTGCACGTCGCAACGGGCGATCTGACGGAGAGACAAAAATGGACGCAAGTGTAGGTGACAGTAGGGAGTCTATGGCACTGTCCTACCGTGGAGTGGCGAGAGCACTGGGTGTTAGTGAGCGAACGGTGTGGGCGATGGTGGACGACGGCCGACTGCGGGCGGTGCGCATTGGTCGCTGCGTCCGCGTGCCGCGAGTGGAGGTGGAACGGTATTTGGCCGGAGCGGCCAAGGGGGTGGAAGTATGAGTACACTCCTTGACCAAGGCCGCCTACGGCAGGCCGCGCAAGCAATCTACCGCATTGACCAAACTGGCCTGATGAGCGAGCTGGCCGATGTCATCGCGGCCGCGCGCCGCCAGCACCGTCGCGATACGCAGAGCCAGACTGTCGGCACGAGCCTCTATATCGACGGTTTGGCATCCGCGTTGGCCCGCTCAACGGGCCTGCCGTGGCCTGCGTGCCGCGCGGCCGTGGCCGATGCGATAGCCCCGGACTGGCCGACCGTGGCGCTCGAGGCCATCATCGCTTTCGCCGGCGAGGAGGTGACGCGATGAGCGAGGCAAATAATGCCCTTAAGTTCACCATCGGCCCCGTTGAGCCATCGGGCAAGAGGCTGGTGCGGGCGTTCCAAGGGGACCTACTGCTGGCCCAAGAAAAATTTGACGTTTTTCAAAGCTGGCAAGCAAAGCAGTTTTTACAAGCTGTAACCAGCTCGCTGCCGAACGCCAGTAAATTTGAGTCGTTTGAAGATGCGCTATCGTTCGTCCGCGACGGGTTTGGTGAAGCGGTTCGCAGCGCGGCCTCAACCGCCGACGCGGGCGATAAACCGGCACGCAAGCCAATCATTCAATCTCTGTCAGACGTTGAGCCAGAGGAGGTGTCGTGGCTCTGGCCCGGCCGCATTGCGCTGGGCAAGGTGACAATGATTGCCGGCGATCCTGGCCTGGGCAAAAGTTTTCTGAGTTT from Pirellulales bacterium encodes the following:
- a CDS encoding helix-turn-helix domain-containing protein → MALSYRGVARALGVSERTVWAMVDDGRLRAVRIGRCVRVPRVEVERYLAGAAKGVEV